In Archangium violaceum, the following are encoded in one genomic region:
- a CDS encoding ABC transporter ATP-binding protein: MTTPVLQVEGLEKTYGEVRAVQGLTFQVAPGEVLGLVGPNGAGKTSTLRCLAGILPPSAGRVSVAGHDLGSSSVEAKRALAFLPDEPRLFEYLTVWEHLNFVARLYGVEGWEERARALLDEMELAGKEKALPGELSRGMKQKLSIACGFLHSPRLIILDEPLTGLDPLAIRRMKGSLRQRAEAGTALVLSSHLLPLVEELCHRLLVIAGGRVVALGTLSEIREHLSGPEGAGASLEELFIRITSAAPEAGPERGSP; encoded by the coding sequence ATGACGACGCCCGTGTTGCAGGTGGAGGGGCTGGAGAAGACCTACGGAGAGGTGCGGGCCGTGCAGGGGCTGACGTTCCAGGTCGCCCCCGGAGAGGTGCTCGGGTTGGTGGGGCCCAACGGGGCGGGGAAGACGTCCACGCTCCGCTGCCTGGCGGGCATCCTGCCGCCCTCGGCCGGGCGCGTGTCGGTGGCCGGGCATGACCTGGGGAGCTCGTCGGTGGAGGCCAAGAGGGCCCTGGCGTTCCTGCCGGACGAGCCGCGCCTCTTCGAGTACCTCACCGTCTGGGAGCACCTGAACTTCGTGGCGCGGCTGTACGGGGTGGAGGGCTGGGAGGAGCGGGCCCGGGCGCTGCTGGACGAGATGGAGCTGGCTGGCAAGGAGAAGGCGCTGCCCGGGGAGCTGTCGCGCGGGATGAAGCAGAAGCTGTCCATCGCGTGCGGCTTCCTGCACTCGCCCCGGCTCATCATCCTGGACGAGCCGCTCACGGGGTTGGATCCGCTGGCCATCCGGCGCATGAAGGGCTCGCTGCGCCAGCGCGCGGAGGCGGGGACGGCGCTGGTGCTCTCCTCGCACCTGCTGCCGCTGGTGGAGGAGCTGTGCCACCGGCTCCTCGTCATCGCCGGAGGGCGCGTGGTGGCGCTCGGGACGCTGTCGGAGATCCGCGAGCACCTCAGCGGGCCCGAGGGCGCGGGTGCGTCGCTGGAGGAGCTCTTCATCCGCATCACCAGCGCGGCGCCCGAGGCGGGACCGGAGCGGGGGAGTCCTTGA
- a CDS encoding GuaB1 family IMP dehydrogenase-related protein has protein sequence MRFLDDQKPPYDLTYNDIFMVPARSEVGSRLDVDLTPVDRLGTTIPVVVSNMTAVSGKRMAETVARRGAIAVLPQDIPLDIVESNIAFVKSRHPIYETPITLRPGDTLQEALNLIHKRAHGAVIVVNENEEPVGVFTENDAVGFDRFTQLHRVMSTELLTFQDGTPLEPIFESLASKRLTCAPVVRGRRLIGVVTRKGALRSTLYKPALDAKGHLLIGTAIGINGDVKGKAEALLRAGTDLLVIDVAHGHQRKMLEVVETIRGLSPTVPIMAGNVVTREGTRDLISAGADLVKVGVGPGAMCTTRMMTGVGRPQFSAVLDCAEAARKLGRYICADGGIRHPRDVALALAAGAANVMIGSWFAGTYESPADTQRDSDGRLYKENFGMASQRAVKARARTESLFERARKELFEEGISTSRMYLDPDRPGVEDILDHIIAGVRSACTYAGARTLEEFHRNAVVGVQSQAGYEEGRPVRTSW, from the coding sequence ATGCGGTTCCTCGACGACCAGAAGCCTCCCTACGATCTCACGTACAACGACATCTTCATGGTGCCTGCCCGCTCGGAGGTGGGCTCCCGTCTCGACGTGGACCTGACGCCGGTCGACCGCCTGGGCACCACCATCCCCGTCGTCGTCTCCAACATGACGGCCGTCTCCGGCAAGCGCATGGCCGAGACGGTGGCACGCCGCGGCGCCATCGCCGTGCTCCCCCAGGACATCCCGCTCGACATCGTCGAGAGCAACATCGCCTTCGTGAAGTCGCGCCACCCCATCTACGAGACGCCCATCACCCTGCGGCCCGGCGACACCCTCCAGGAGGCGCTCAACCTCATCCACAAGCGCGCCCATGGCGCCGTCATCGTCGTCAACGAGAACGAGGAGCCCGTCGGCGTCTTCACCGAGAACGACGCCGTCGGCTTCGATCGCTTCACCCAGCTCCACCGGGTGATGTCCACCGAGCTCCTCACCTTCCAGGACGGCACGCCGCTCGAGCCCATCTTCGAGAGCCTGGCCAGCAAGCGGCTCACCTGCGCTCCCGTGGTGCGCGGGCGTCGGCTCATCGGCGTGGTGACGCGCAAGGGCGCCCTGCGCTCGACCCTCTACAAGCCCGCCCTGGATGCGAAGGGCCACCTGCTCATCGGCACGGCCATCGGCATCAACGGCGACGTGAAGGGCAAGGCCGAGGCCCTGCTGCGCGCGGGCACGGATCTGCTCGTCATCGACGTGGCGCACGGCCATCAGCGCAAGATGCTCGAGGTGGTGGAGACCATCCGCGGCCTCTCCCCCACCGTTCCCATCATGGCGGGCAACGTCGTCACCCGCGAGGGCACGCGCGATCTCATCTCCGCCGGCGCGGACCTGGTGAAGGTGGGCGTGGGCCCTGGCGCCATGTGCACCACGCGCATGATGACCGGCGTGGGCCGGCCCCAGTTCTCCGCGGTGCTGGACTGCGCCGAGGCGGCGCGCAAGCTCGGCCGCTACATCTGCGCCGATGGGGGCATCCGCCACCCGCGCGACGTGGCGCTCGCGCTCGCCGCTGGCGCCGCCAACGTGATGATCGGCTCCTGGTTCGCCGGCACCTACGAGAGCCCCGCCGACACCCAGCGCGACAGCGACGGCCGCCTCTACAAGGAGAACTTCGGCATGGCCTCCCAGCGCGCCGTCAAGGCCCGCGCCCGCACCGAGTCCCTCTTCGAGCGCGCCCGCAAGGAGCTCTTCGAGGAGGGCATCAGCACCTCGCGCATGTACCTGGATCCCGACCGCCCCGGCGTCGAGGACATCCTCGACCACATCATCGCGGGCGTGCGCAGCGCCTGTACCTACGCCGGTGCACGTACACTGGAAGAGTTCCACCGCAACGCAGTGGTGGGGGTCCAGAGCCAGGCGGGCTATGAGGAAGGCCGTCCCGTGCGCACGAGTTGGTGA
- a CDS encoding TadE/TadG family type IV pilus assembly protein produces the protein MRAMGDKPRSARESGQAAVESAFVLPLFVFLILGILQLGLMHQARLMTKYAAYKAVRAGALHNANEEKMERAAVAVLLPMVSQDRGGGEYIKTINSASDFKAKWGWNGVLTNKMPDANLKFAKVTVCGPLKNEFGGASKEVDFDDPKWSTGGYEEWQRGQRTKLRIQVTFNYRMPIPFANWVIHATARNREVPELLRMGKPTGSERSLARKAGLSGDPYADAARKGLYIMPIRATYTMRMQSNLYLTKNGLPEENKCIFTFVKESES, from the coding sequence ATGCGTGCAATGGGAGACAAGCCACGCTCTGCGCGTGAGTCGGGACAGGCCGCCGTGGAATCGGCCTTCGTCCTACCTCTGTTCGTGTTCCTCATTCTCGGCATCCTGCAACTGGGGCTGATGCACCAGGCGCGGTTGATGACGAAGTACGCCGCCTACAAGGCCGTGCGTGCGGGAGCGCTGCACAACGCCAACGAAGAGAAGATGGAGCGCGCGGCGGTGGCCGTGCTGCTGCCCATGGTGAGCCAGGACCGCGGTGGTGGCGAGTACATCAAGACCATCAACAGCGCCTCCGACTTCAAGGCCAAGTGGGGCTGGAACGGGGTGCTCACCAACAAGATGCCGGACGCGAACCTGAAGTTCGCCAAGGTGACCGTCTGCGGACCCCTGAAGAACGAGTTCGGCGGCGCCTCGAAGGAAGTCGACTTCGACGATCCGAAATGGTCCACCGGTGGCTACGAGGAGTGGCAGCGGGGCCAGCGCACCAAGCTGCGCATCCAGGTGACGTTCAACTACCGGATGCCCATCCCCTTCGCCAACTGGGTCATCCACGCCACGGCCCGCAACAGGGAAGTGCCCGAACTGCTGCGCATGGGCAAGCCGACGGGCTCGGAGCGCTCGCTGGCGCGCAAAGCCGGACTCTCGGGCGATCCCTATGCCGATGCGGCCCGGAAGGGTCTCTACATCATGCCCATCCGCGCCACCTACACCATGCGGATGCAGTCCAACCTCTACCTCACCAAGAACGGCCTGCCCGAGGAGAACAAATGCATCTTCACGTTCGTCAAAGAGAGCGAATCATGA
- a CDS encoding SDR family oxidoreductase: MSTLKGKTLFITGASRGIGLAIAKRAARDGANVVIAAKTAEPHPKLPGTIFTAAEEIEREGGKALPLMVDIRFEGQLQDAVKQTVERFGGIDILVNNASAISLTGTLDTPMKKFDLMFGVNVRGTYATTQACLPELLKAKNPHVLTLSPPLNMKPKWFQNHVAYTMAKYGMSMCVLGMAEEFREQGVAFNALWPRTVIATAAINMIGGEEMMQASRTPDIMADAAHAILTRDSRSCTGHFFIDEDLLREAGVTDFAKYLVKPGTEPLTDFFLD; encoded by the coding sequence ATGAGCACTCTGAAGGGGAAGACCCTGTTCATCACCGGCGCGAGCCGGGGCATCGGTCTGGCCATCGCGAAGCGCGCGGCCCGGGATGGAGCCAACGTCGTCATCGCCGCCAAGACGGCCGAGCCCCACCCCAAGCTGCCCGGCACCATCTTCACGGCCGCCGAGGAGATCGAGCGCGAGGGCGGCAAGGCGCTGCCCCTGATGGTGGACATCCGCTTCGAGGGGCAGCTCCAGGACGCCGTGAAGCAGACGGTGGAGCGCTTCGGCGGCATCGACATCCTCGTGAACAACGCCAGCGCCATCAGCCTGACGGGCACGCTGGACACGCCGATGAAGAAGTTCGACCTGATGTTCGGCGTCAACGTGCGTGGCACCTACGCCACCACCCAGGCCTGTCTGCCCGAGCTGCTCAAGGCGAAGAACCCGCACGTCCTCACGCTCTCGCCGCCGCTCAACATGAAGCCCAAGTGGTTCCAGAACCACGTGGCCTACACCATGGCCAAGTACGGCATGAGCATGTGCGTGCTCGGCATGGCCGAGGAGTTCCGCGAGCAGGGCGTGGCCTTCAACGCGCTCTGGCCCCGCACCGTCATCGCCACCGCCGCCATCAACATGATCGGCGGTGAGGAGATGATGCAGGCCAGCCGCACCCCGGACATCATGGCCGACGCGGCGCACGCCATCCTCACCCGGGACAGCCGCTCCTGCACCGGCCACTTCTTCATCGACGAGGACCTGCTGCGCGAGGCCGGCGTGACGGACTTCGCGAAGTACCTGGTGAAGCCCGGCACGGAGCCGCTGACGGACTTCTTCCTGGACTGA
- a CDS encoding M3 family metallopeptidase produces MRKLLFAGAGAAAIVSAACATTNQEVRVAADDKPAAAAAATPAAAPVQNPLLSKWTGPYGGVPSFDKVKVELFKPALEASMEENRREIAAIANNPEAPTFENTIVALEDTGRTLNDVGTLFGIWSSAMNGPEFQAIEREMAPKLSAFSDEITQNEKLFKRIEAVYNSPDKAKLTPEQQRLTWLVYTNFVRSGAKLDEAAKKRLVDINQRLASLYTDFGQNVLADEENYVVVLESEADLAGLPDSVRAGAAAAAESRGMKGKWVITNTRSSMEPFLTYSSRRELREKVWRNYVNRGDNGDARDNNKIISEILALRAERAKLLGYQTHAHWRLENTMARTPERAMQLMEAVWTPAVARAHQEVADMQAVANKEGAKLKIEPWDYRYYAEKVRKAKYDLDENEVKPYLQLEKLREGMFWVAGELFGFSFTPVSDVPVYHPDVRVWEVKDRTSGKHVGLWYFDPYARPGKRSGAWMNAYRNQERFRGEVTTIVSNNANFVKGKPGEPLLISWNDAETLFHEFGHALHGLSSNVTYPTLSGTSVARDYVEFPSQLLEHWVSTPEVLNKYALHYQTGKPIPQELVAKIKKADTFNQGFGTVEYLSAALVDMKLHLAGDKKIDSDAFERDTLTALGMPKEIVMRHRTPQFTHVFAGDGYSAGYYSYLWSDTLTADAFEAFTEGKGPYDSAVAERLRKNVFTVGNTVDPADGYRAFRGREAGIDALMRKRGFPVPGSAASKQPAKK; encoded by the coding sequence ATGCGTAAGCTTCTCTTCGCCGGTGCGGGTGCGGCCGCGATCGTGTCCGCCGCCTGCGCGACGACCAACCAGGAGGTCCGCGTGGCAGCCGATGACAAGCCCGCCGCGGCCGCCGCCGCGACTCCCGCGGCTGCCCCGGTGCAGAACCCGCTGTTGTCCAAATGGACCGGCCCGTACGGCGGCGTGCCTTCCTTCGACAAGGTCAAGGTCGAGCTCTTCAAGCCCGCGCTCGAGGCCTCGATGGAGGAGAACCGCCGGGAGATCGCCGCGATCGCCAACAACCCGGAGGCGCCCACCTTCGAGAACACCATCGTCGCGCTGGAGGACACCGGGCGCACGTTGAACGACGTGGGCACGCTCTTCGGCATCTGGAGCTCGGCCATGAACGGGCCGGAGTTCCAGGCCATCGAGCGGGAGATGGCGCCCAAGCTGTCCGCCTTCTCCGACGAGATCACCCAGAACGAGAAGCTCTTCAAGCGCATCGAGGCCGTCTACAACTCGCCCGACAAGGCGAAGCTGACGCCCGAGCAGCAGCGCCTGACATGGCTCGTCTACACCAACTTCGTCCGCTCGGGCGCGAAGCTCGACGAGGCGGCCAAGAAGCGCCTGGTGGACATCAACCAGCGCCTGGCCTCGCTGTACACGGACTTTGGCCAGAACGTGCTGGCCGACGAGGAGAACTACGTCGTCGTCCTCGAGTCGGAGGCCGACCTGGCCGGACTGCCCGACTCCGTGCGCGCCGGCGCGGCCGCCGCGGCCGAGTCGCGCGGCATGAAGGGCAAGTGGGTCATCACCAACACGCGCTCCTCCATGGAGCCGTTCCTGACCTACTCGTCCCGGCGCGAGCTGCGGGAGAAGGTCTGGCGCAACTACGTCAACCGCGGCGACAACGGCGACGCGCGTGACAACAACAAGATCATCTCGGAGATCCTCGCGCTGCGCGCCGAGCGCGCGAAGCTCCTGGGCTACCAGACGCACGCCCACTGGCGGCTGGAGAACACCATGGCCCGCACGCCCGAGCGCGCCATGCAGCTGATGGAGGCGGTCTGGACTCCGGCCGTCGCCCGGGCCCACCAGGAGGTCGCCGACATGCAGGCGGTGGCCAACAAGGAGGGTGCGAAGCTGAAGATCGAGCCCTGGGACTACCGCTACTACGCGGAGAAGGTCCGCAAGGCGAAGTACGACCTGGACGAGAACGAGGTGAAGCCCTACCTGCAGCTGGAGAAGCTGCGCGAGGGCATGTTCTGGGTCGCTGGCGAGCTGTTCGGCTTCTCGTTCACGCCCGTGAGCGACGTGCCCGTGTATCACCCCGACGTGCGCGTCTGGGAGGTGAAGGACCGGACCAGCGGCAAGCACGTGGGCCTGTGGTACTTCGATCCGTACGCGCGGCCGGGGAAGCGCTCGGGTGCGTGGATGAACGCGTACCGGAACCAGGAGCGGTTCCGGGGCGAGGTCACCACGATCGTCTCCAACAACGCCAACTTCGTGAAGGGCAAGCCGGGCGAGCCGCTGCTGATCAGCTGGAACGACGCGGAGACCCTGTTCCACGAGTTCGGCCACGCCCTGCACGGCCTGAGCTCCAACGTGACGTACCCGACGCTCTCCGGCACGTCGGTGGCGCGCGACTACGTGGAGTTCCCCTCGCAGCTGCTGGAGCACTGGGTCTCCACCCCCGAGGTGCTCAACAAGTACGCGCTGCACTACCAGACGGGCAAGCCCATCCCCCAGGAGCTGGTGGCGAAGATCAAGAAGGCGGACACCTTCAACCAGGGCTTCGGCACGGTCGAGTACCTGTCGGCCGCGCTGGTGGACATGAAGCTGCACCTGGCGGGCGACAAGAAGATCGATTCGGACGCTTTCGAGCGCGACACGTTGACGGCGCTCGGCATGCCGAAGGAGATCGTCATGCGGCACCGCACGCCGCAGTTCACCCACGTGTTCGCGGGTGACGGCTACTCGGCGGGTTACTACAGCTACCTCTGGTCGGACACCCTCACGGCGGATGCCTTCGAGGCCTTCACCGAGGGCAAGGGTCCCTACGACTCGGCGGTGGCCGAGCGCCTGCGCAAGAACGTCTTCACGGTGGGCAACACGGTGGATCCGGCGGATGGCTATCGTGCCTTCCGTGGCCGGGAGGCCGGCATCGACGCCCTGATGCGCAAGCGCGGCTTCCCGGTCCCGGGTTCCGCCGCGTCGAAGCAGCCGGCGAAGAAGTGA
- a CDS encoding crotonase/enoyl-CoA hydratase family protein has translation MNPTDSRLTLEIRGTLALIGINRPDKRNAFDVEMLRAFGTAVTEADRHPDVRCMVVLAEGDHFSAGLDLASVGPAVARGERIFPEGIIDPWAIQGEVRTKPLIVAVQGTCYTLGIELILAADIAVASEDTRFGQIEIKRGIFPFGGATLRFPQVAGWGNAMRWLLTGDEFDAKEAYRIGLVQEVVARGLQRERALALAETVAKQAPLGVRATLASARQTLVEGPEAARRALLPKLLEVSASEDAQEGVRSFIERREARFKGR, from the coding sequence ATGAATCCGACCGATTCCCGCCTCACCCTCGAAATCCGTGGAACGCTCGCGCTGATCGGCATCAACCGCCCCGACAAGCGCAATGCCTTCGATGTCGAGATGCTCCGTGCCTTCGGCACGGCGGTGACCGAGGCGGACCGGCACCCCGACGTGCGCTGCATGGTGGTGCTCGCCGAGGGCGATCACTTCTCGGCCGGGTTGGATCTGGCCAGCGTGGGGCCCGCCGTGGCGCGCGGGGAGCGGATCTTCCCCGAGGGGATCATCGATCCGTGGGCCATCCAGGGCGAGGTGCGGACGAAGCCGCTCATCGTCGCGGTGCAGGGCACGTGCTACACGCTCGGCATCGAGCTCATCCTGGCGGCGGACATCGCCGTGGCCTCCGAGGACACGCGCTTCGGGCAGATCGAGATCAAGCGCGGCATCTTCCCGTTCGGCGGCGCCACCCTCCGTTTTCCTCAGGTGGCCGGTTGGGGCAACGCCATGCGCTGGCTGCTCACCGGCGACGAGTTCGACGCGAAGGAGGCCTACCGCATCGGGCTCGTCCAGGAGGTCGTCGCGCGGGGTCTTCAGCGTGAGCGGGCCCTCGCCCTCGCGGAGACGGTGGCGAAGCAGGCGCCCCTGGGCGTGAGGGCCACGCTCGCCTCGGCGCGTCAGACGCTGGTCGAGGGCCCCGAGGCCGCCCGGCGCGCCCTGCTGCCCAAGCTGCTCGAGGTCTCCGCCAGCGAGGATGCCCAGGAGGGCGTCCGCTCGTTCATCGAGCGCCGCGAGGCCCGCTTCAAGGGCCGCTGA
- a CDS encoding trypsin-like peptidase domain-containing protein, protein MTFRYLPQDELDGLYDAVVKTGLGNPMTLFSLLSGIDPHYAQQLQNVALPPTALLLDTLNRLNETERIVDGTVPFERWLKNAAKLAGPRPDAQAFTRALSEIAQRASGAPPIENLDSLPELLEQIVHQDDMVPISFFAGGVAASQSVALIRVPRHDGRVPRLLSSGEPYLSQGTAWFLTPELVITNHHVINARQPGESTASREDLELQATKAWLELDFDDDAMKPGRADAAKLESCDVALDYAILRLAQSQTRKPLEVRPGKVDVNTPVNIIQHPLGNAKRVACRNNLVTASTDNQLRYFTDTLRGSSGSPVFDDTWRVVALHYSSAAVQGVSFQGKQTAWVNVGVPIGRIVEHVKAKAPELLQELRKHQPLL, encoded by the coding sequence ATGACGTTCCGGTACCTGCCACAAGACGAGCTCGACGGCCTGTACGACGCCGTGGTCAAGACCGGGCTGGGCAACCCGATGACGTTGTTCTCGCTGCTGTCGGGCATCGATCCGCACTACGCCCAACAGCTTCAGAACGTTGCCCTTCCTCCCACGGCGCTGCTGCTGGACACCCTCAACCGCCTCAACGAGACGGAGCGGATCGTCGACGGCACGGTGCCCTTCGAGAGGTGGCTGAAGAACGCGGCGAAGCTCGCCGGGCCCAGGCCGGACGCGCAGGCCTTCACCCGGGCGCTGTCCGAGATCGCGCAGCGGGCGTCGGGCGCGCCGCCCATCGAGAACCTCGACAGCCTGCCGGAACTGCTGGAGCAGATCGTGCACCAGGACGACATGGTGCCCATCTCGTTCTTCGCGGGTGGGGTAGCCGCGAGCCAGTCGGTCGCGCTCATCCGGGTCCCCCGCCATGACGGCCGCGTCCCCCGGTTGTTGAGCAGCGGCGAGCCCTACCTCAGCCAGGGCACGGCCTGGTTCCTCACCCCCGAGCTCGTCATCACCAACCATCACGTCATCAACGCGCGGCAGCCCGGAGAGAGCACCGCCTCGCGCGAGGATCTGGAGCTCCAGGCGACCAAGGCGTGGCTGGAGCTCGACTTCGATGACGACGCGATGAAACCGGGCCGGGCGGACGCGGCGAAGCTGGAGAGCTGCGATGTGGCGCTCGACTACGCCATCCTCCGGCTCGCCCAGTCCCAGACCCGCAAGCCGCTCGAGGTGAGGCCCGGTAAGGTGGACGTGAACACGCCGGTGAACATCATCCAGCACCCGCTCGGCAATGCGAAGAGGGTGGCCTGCCGCAACAACCTCGTCACGGCGAGCACGGACAACCAGCTTCGTTACTTCACGGATACGCTGCGAGGCTCGTCCGGCTCACCCGTCTTCGATGACACCTGGCGGGTGGTGGCGCTCCACTACTCCTCGGCGGCGGTGCAGGGCGTGAGCTTCCAGGGCAAGCAGACGGCATGGGTCAACGTGGGCGTTCCCATCGGCCGCATCGTGGAGCATGTGAAGGCGAAGGCGCCGGAGTTGCTGCAGGAGCTTCGGAAGCATCAGCCGCTCCTGTAG